The proteins below are encoded in one region of Chryseobacterium wanjuense:
- the smpB gene encoding SsrA-binding protein SmpB: MKIEKTVNILNRKARFEYEILEELEAGMVLTGTEIKSLRSSKASIAESFCQFIDGELYIINMMIDEYKLGTFYNHKTKRERKLLLHKKEMQKLEKKLKDAGNTIVPLKLYINDRGKAKVLIALARGKKLFDKRESIKDRENKRNLDRILKKS, translated from the coding sequence ATGAAGATTGAAAAAACAGTCAATATATTAAACAGAAAAGCCAGGTTTGAATATGAAATTCTCGAAGAATTGGAGGCGGGAATGGTTTTAACAGGTACGGAAATAAAATCTTTACGCTCTTCAAAAGCATCTATCGCAGAATCGTTCTGTCAGTTTATTGATGGGGAATTGTATATCATTAATATGATGATTGATGAGTATAAATTAGGTACTTTTTACAATCACAAAACAAAAAGGGAACGAAAATTGCTGTTGCACAAAAAAGAAATGCAAAAACTCGAAAAAAAGTTAAAGGATGCAGGAAATACTATAGTGCCATTAAAACTATATATCAATGACCGGGGAAAAGCAAAGGTTCTGATTGCCTTAGCCAGAGGGAAAAAACTTTTTGATAAGAGGGAAAGCATAAAAGATAGAGAAAATAAACGTAACCTAGACAGAATATTAAAGAAAAGTTAA
- a CDS encoding ABC-F family ATP-binding cassette domain-containing protein, with product MLTVSNLSLQFGKRVLFDEVNIMFTKGNCYGIIGANGAGKSTFLKILTGKQDPTTGNISLEPGKRMSVLEQDHFAYDQYTVLEAVLRGNKKLFEIKEEMDALYAKEDFSDEDGIKAGELGVIYDEMGGWTAESDAQTMLSNVGIKDDMHWQMMSELENKDKVKVLLAQALFGNPDVLILDEPTNDLDIDTISWLEDFLADYENTVIVVSHDRHFLDTVCTHIGDLDYAKLNLYTGNYSFWYQASQLATRQRAQANKKAEEKKKELQDFIARFSSNVAKAKQATARKKMIDKLNIDDIKPSSRRYPAIIFEMEREAGDQILDVKGLEKTKDGELLFSNIDLNLKKGDKVAVLSKNSLAITEFFEILAGNVQPDKGTVAWGVTTNQSHMPLDNTSFFQEDLSLVDWLRQFTKNDEERHEEFVRGFLGRMLFSGDEALKSCKVLSGGEKMRCMFSRMMLQKANILLLDEPTNHLDLESITTLNNSLSNFKGNILLASHDHEMLSTVCNRIIELTPQGIIDREMTYDEYLADKRVKELKEKMYS from the coding sequence ATGTTAACAGTATCTAACTTATCTTTACAATTCGGGAAAAGAGTTCTTTTTGACGAGGTAAACATTATGTTTACAAAAGGAAACTGCTACGGGATTATCGGAGCAAATGGTGCAGGAAAGTCTACATTCCTTAAAATATTAACAGGAAAACAGGACCCGACAACAGGAAATATATCTTTAGAACCTGGAAAAAGAATGTCAGTTCTTGAGCAGGATCACTTTGCTTATGATCAATATACTGTTCTTGAGGCTGTTTTGAGAGGTAACAAAAAATTATTCGAGATAAAAGAGGAAATGGATGCATTATATGCAAAAGAAGATTTCTCTGACGAAGACGGAATAAAAGCGGGTGAACTAGGTGTAATCTATGATGAAATGGGAGGATGGACTGCAGAATCTGATGCTCAGACCATGCTTTCAAACGTTGGAATTAAAGATGATATGCACTGGCAAATGATGAGTGAGCTTGAGAACAAGGACAAAGTAAAGGTTCTTTTGGCTCAGGCGCTTTTCGGAAATCCTGATGTACTGATTCTGGATGAGCCTACGAATGACCTTGATATTGACACTATTTCCTGGTTAGAAGATTTCCTTGCAGATTATGAAAACACAGTAATTGTTGTATCTCACGACCGTCACTTCTTAGATACGGTTTGTACGCACATTGGTGACTTGGATTATGCTAAATTAAACCTTTACACAGGTAACTACTCTTTCTGGTATCAGGCTTCTCAGCTGGCAACGAGACAAAGAGCTCAGGCTAATAAAAAAGCGGAAGAAAAGAAGAAAGAGCTTCAGGATTTCATCGCGAGATTTAGCTCAAACGTTGCAAAAGCTAAACAGGCAACTGCAAGAAAGAAAATGATCGACAAATTAAACATCGATGATATTAAGCCTTCTTCAAGAAGATATCCGGCAATCATTTTCGAAATGGAAAGAGAGGCAGGAGATCAGATTTTGGATGTAAAAGGTCTTGAAAAAACGAAAGACGGAGAATTGTTGTTCTCAAACATTGATTTAAATCTTAAAAAAGGTGATAAAGTTGCCGTTTTGTCTAAAAATTCATTGGCAATTACAGAATTTTTCGAAATTTTAGCCGGAAATGTACAGCCGGATAAAGGAACTGTTGCTTGGGGAGTTACAACAAACCAGTCTCACATGCCTTTAGACAATACCAGCTTCTTCCAGGAAGATTTAAGCTTGGTTGACTGGTTGAGACAATTCACAAAAAATGATGAAGAGCGTCATGAGGAATTCGTAAGAGGTTTCTTAGGAAGAATGCTTTTCTCGGGTGATGAAGCTTTGAAATCTTGTAAAGTACTTTCGGGAGGTGAAAAAATGAGATGTATGTTCAGCAGAATGATGCTTCAGAAAGCAAACATTCTATTATTGGACGAACCTACCAACCACTTAGACCTTGAAAGTATTACGACTTTAAACAACTCATTGTCTAACTTTAAAGGAAATATTTTGTTGGCATCTCATGACCACGAAATGCTTTCAACAGTCTGTAACAGAATCATCGAACTGACTCCACAGGGAATCATCGACAGAGAAATGACTTACGACGAATATCTTGCTGATAAAAGGGTAAAAGAATTAAAAGAGAAAATGTATTCTTAA
- a CDS encoding T9SS type A sorting domain-containing protein, producing MNRKITRSLLGLMSIVSFCKLSAQNYQTLNVTSGYNSDLIANGSGAASSTTTASVDDPANGYVFMSTDFINGNGIAPTSGLPASGLINSQSTTGLSFQMANYSSNNSLRLTNVGDNGTLSFASTPKASKLYMLATSGSGTSAADILVTFTDGTTQTFTNTSISDWYGGNSFAIKGIGRVSRVSDAIENSTTNPRIYEIPLVVSGANQTKNISNIKVTKVVGGSGILCVFGFSYIVANSCIAPDNLAASNITANSATLSWNAVAGSSSYEIYLSTTNTAPTMSTTPTMSGITGATTNLTNLSPSTTYNAWVRNNCGGGSTSDWSSLSVSFSTLCGAVNVPYMENFNSVTNYSIPPCTSQQVITSDGDWAVYDWGGTVPGFSSNTVYTIPPNSSNADTWFYTKGINLQAGVSYTLSFDYGNYFSPQSLKVAYGTSPVNTSMVNLVNDFGSVNIPAASTATYTITPTSTGIYYFGFNDYTPASTDLGALILDNISVTTATLSTVENALSQNTVSIYPNPVSDYLYIKSKQKISEMKIFDVSGKTVLSSGQAEKIDVSPLVKGAYILSVKNADGTISTHKFIKK from the coding sequence ATGAATAGAAAAATTACTCGAAGCTTGCTCGGCTTAATGAGCATTGTATCATTTTGCAAATTAAGTGCGCAAAATTATCAAACACTGAATGTTACATCCGGTTACAATTCGGATCTTATTGCCAATGGATCGGGTGCTGCATCTTCCACTACTACAGCTAGTGTTGATGATCCGGCTAATGGATATGTTTTCATGTCTACAGATTTTATAAATGGCAACGGAATTGCTCCAACGTCCGGGCTTCCGGCTTCCGGTCTTATAAATTCCCAATCTACAACGGGATTGAGCTTTCAAATGGCAAACTATAGCTCGAATAACTCTTTGAGGCTTACAAATGTTGGGGATAATGGAACATTAAGTTTTGCTTCAACTCCAAAAGCATCGAAGTTATATATGCTGGCAACATCCGGAAGCGGAACCTCTGCAGCAGATATCCTTGTTACCTTTACAGACGGAACTACACAGACTTTTACCAACACATCAATAAGTGACTGGTATGGAGGTAATTCTTTTGCTATTAAAGGGATAGGGCGTGTAAGCCGAGTGAGTGATGCTATTGAAAACAGCACTACTAACCCGAGAATTTATGAAATTCCGTTGGTGGTAAGTGGGGCTAATCAAACTAAGAATATTTCAAATATCAAAGTTACTAAAGTCGTGGGTGGCTCGGGTATACTATGTGTGTTTGGCTTTTCTTATATAGTGGCAAACAGCTGTATTGCTCCGGATAATTTGGCTGCTTCAAACATTACTGCAAATTCTGCTACACTTTCATGGAACGCTGTTGCAGGAAGTTCGTCGTATGAAATTTATTTGAGTACGACTAATACGGCTCCAACAATGAGTACTACACCTACTATGTCTGGAATAACAGGGGCAACAACAAATCTTACAAATTTGTCACCATCTACTACATATAATGCATGGGTAAGAAATAATTGTGGTGGAGGAAGTACAAGTGACTGGAGCTCTTTAAGTGTAAGCTTTTCAACTTTGTGTGGAGCTGTAAATGTTCCTTATATGGAAAATTTTAATTCTGTAACAAATTATAGTATTCCACCATGTACATCACAACAGGTAATAACTAGTGATGGAGATTGGGCAGTGTATGATTGGGGCGGAACAGTACCAGGTTTCTCATCGAATACAGTATATACTATACCTCCTAATTCGAGTAATGCAGATACTTGGTTTTATACAAAAGGAATAAATTTGCAGGCAGGGGTAAGCTATACTTTATCTTTTGACTATGGCAATTATTTCAGCCCTCAAAGCTTAAAAGTTGCTTACGGAACCTCTCCTGTGAATACTTCAATGGTGAATTTGGTTAATGATTTTGGTAGTGTGAATATACCGGCTGCCAGTACAGCTACGTATACAATAACTCCTACATCTACAGGTATTTATTATTTTGGGTTTAATGATTATACTCCGGCATCAACAGATCTTGGAGCACTGATTCTCGATAATATTTCAGTTACTACAGCGACATTATCTACTGTAGAAAATGCATTGTCACAAAATACAGTGAGTATTTATCCAAATCCTGTTTCTGATTATCTATACATAAAAAGCAAGCAGAAAATATCTGAAATGAAGATTTTTGATGTATCTGGTAAGACTGTGTTATCTTCAGGTCAGGCAGAGAAAATTGATGTTTCTCCATTAGTAAAAGGAGCGTATATTCTTTCTGTAAAAAATGCAGACGGAACTATTTCTACTCATAAGTTTATTAAAAAATAA
- a CDS encoding GLPGLI family protein gives MKNILVFVCITFCTMILAQNESDKSDLKVRYYMVMAPDSTLLRNENEASVFSYSLLCNAKKSIYADEGAKKYYDYLHDNAGNYGVLSVNSVPRSKSSVYKDGDQIIATLPIGRKDLYRFEEPALKWELIKGKKKTILSYSCNLAKTTSDTGKVYYAWYSPSIPISEGPFRFKGLNGLILEVYNEEKSILITAVEIAKVSELIEPLKYVNIFDVKDKSKFLKKRKEVMEDPNSNNLQSKYRATGPDGQEIKIDRRQSTVKVKENNLLD, from the coding sequence ATGAAAAATATATTAGTCTTTGTTTGTATTACGTTTTGCACTATGATTCTTGCTCAAAATGAAAGTGATAAATCTGATTTAAAAGTGCGTTATTACATGGTTATGGCACCAGATTCTACTTTGTTAAGAAATGAGAATGAAGCATCTGTTTTTAGCTATTCATTATTATGTAATGCAAAAAAATCTATATATGCGGATGAAGGTGCAAAAAAATATTATGATTATTTACATGATAATGCGGGTAATTATGGTGTCCTGTCTGTAAATAGTGTTCCCAGATCTAAAAGTAGTGTTTATAAGGATGGGGATCAAATAATAGCAACATTACCTATTGGGAGAAAAGATTTATATAGGTTCGAGGAACCTGCTTTAAAATGGGAATTAATTAAAGGAAAGAAGAAGACAATTTTATCTTATTCTTGTAATTTGGCAAAAACAACATCGGATACAGGCAAAGTTTATTATGCTTGGTATTCTCCTTCAATACCTATTTCTGAAGGTCCATTTAGGTTTAAAGGGTTAAATGGTCTGATTCTAGAAGTTTATAATGAAGAAAAATCAATCTTAATAACTGCTGTTGAAATTGCAAAAGTGAGTGAATTAATTGAGCCGCTTAAATATGTTAATATTTTTGATGTAAAGGATAAATCTAAATTTTTGAAAAAAAGAAAAGAAGTTATGGAAGATCCTAATTCAAATAATCTTCAGTCTAAATATAGAGCAACAGGTCCCGATGGTCAGGAGATTAAGATAGACAGACGACAATCAACAGTGAAAGTAAAAGAAAATAATCTTTTGGATTAG
- the recJ gene encoding single-stranded-DNA-specific exonuclease RecJ: MSQKWIYKPEPDEEIVDGLSSSLGFGTFESKLLVLRGIDNYQKAREFFKPNLTDIHSPFLMADMQNAVERIANAIENGEKILVYGDYDVDGTTAVALMYLYLSKIVEKKYLDYYIPDRNSEGYGISTEGIDFAKENGFSLIIALDCGIKALDMISYAENLGIDFIICDHHLPGDEIPSAVAVLDPKRSDCRYPFKELSGCGVGFKLCQGLNTIYKLPEAELFELTDLLAISIAADIVSMTGENRVLAKMGLKVLRKTRNLGLRLLIPEDKLSHFEISNIVFEIAPKINAAGRISHGKAAVELMVSDNLKHANQIVSDIMNLNDERRELDMNSTLSALNQVIESQQETKYTTIVYHPEWNKGVIGIVASRLIETYYKPTLVFTDGNNGEMVASARSVSDFDVHEALDMCSEYFLKFGGHHAAAGLSMEKDKFDAFKEKFERVVSEKIKEHQKEPSITIDSEIQIDEINREFINFHRKLAPFGPHNMKPILALTNQKVSGYIKTMGKDNNHLKFYIKQESTGRNIECVGFKLGQFADDFRTKNFDLVFTLEENHWKGNVTHYLNIKDVKFRD, encoded by the coding sequence ATGAGTCAAAAATGGATTTACAAGCCCGAACCCGATGAAGAAATTGTGGATGGATTAAGTTCGTCTCTTGGTTTTGGAACTTTTGAATCTAAGTTACTCGTTCTTAGAGGAATTGACAATTATCAAAAGGCAAGAGAGTTTTTTAAACCCAACCTTACCGACATCCACAGTCCTTTTTTAATGGCAGACATGCAGAATGCCGTAGAGCGAATTGCCAATGCCATCGAAAACGGAGAAAAAATACTGGTTTACGGCGATTATGATGTAGACGGAACTACCGCTGTAGCCCTGATGTACTTATACCTCAGCAAAATTGTTGAGAAAAAATATTTAGACTATTATATTCCGGACAGGAATTCCGAAGGATACGGGATTTCCACGGAAGGTATTGATTTTGCAAAAGAAAACGGATTTTCATTAATCATCGCTCTCGATTGTGGAATCAAGGCGCTTGATATGATAAGCTATGCCGAGAATTTAGGCATTGATTTTATTATTTGTGACCACCATTTGCCCGGAGATGAAATTCCCAGCGCCGTTGCCGTTCTGGATCCGAAAAGAAGCGACTGCCGCTACCCTTTCAAGGAGCTTTCAGGATGCGGAGTGGGTTTCAAACTTTGCCAGGGATTGAATACAATTTACAAACTTCCCGAAGCAGAACTTTTTGAATTAACAGATTTGCTGGCGATTTCTATTGCCGCAGACATCGTTTCCATGACCGGCGAGAACAGGGTTTTGGCTAAAATGGGCTTAAAAGTTTTAAGAAAAACAAGAAATTTAGGATTAAGATTATTAATTCCTGAAGATAAGCTTTCCCACTTTGAAATTTCAAATATTGTTTTTGAAATTGCCCCGAAAATTAATGCTGCAGGAAGAATTTCACACGGAAAAGCCGCGGTTGAATTAATGGTTTCCGACAACCTGAAACATGCCAATCAGATTGTAAGTGACATCATGAACCTTAACGACGAAAGGCGTGAGCTGGATATGAACTCTACCCTTTCCGCTTTAAACCAAGTTATTGAATCTCAACAGGAAACAAAATACACAACCATCGTTTATCATCCCGAATGGAACAAAGGAGTGATTGGAATTGTGGCTTCAAGACTGATTGAAACCTATTACAAACCGACACTCGTTTTTACAGACGGGAATAATGGTGAAATGGTAGCTTCGGCAAGATCTGTATCGGACTTCGATGTACATGAGGCATTGGATATGTGCTCAGAATATTTCTTAAAATTCGGAGGACACCACGCTGCAGCAGGGCTTTCGATGGAGAAGGATAAATTTGATGCTTTTAAAGAAAAATTTGAAAGGGTCGTTTCCGAAAAAATCAAGGAACATCAGAAAGAACCGTCTATTACGATTGATTCTGAGATCCAGATTGATGAGATCAACAGAGAATTTATCAATTTCCATAGAAAACTGGCGCCTTTCGGACCTCACAATATGAAACCGATTCTGGCTTTAACGAATCAAAAAGTTTCCGGCTATATCAAAACGATGGGGAAAGATAACAATCACCTTAAGTTTTATATCAAGCAGGAATCTACGGGAAGAAATATTGAATGTGTTGGTTTTAAGTTGGGTCAATTTGCAGATGATTTTAGAACTAAAAATTTCGATTTAGTCTTCACACTGGAAGAAAATCACTGGAAAGGTAATGTTACCCATTATTTGAATATTAAAGACGTGAAATTCAGGGATTAG
- the nadD gene encoding nicotinate (nicotinamide) nucleotide adenylyltransferase, whose product MKKVGLFFGSFNPIHIGHLILANYILENSDMDELWFVVSPQNPFKDKKSLLKDHNRLDMVQLAVKNYPKMRASNVEFSLPQPSYTIDTLTYLHEKYPDYSFSLIMGEDNLGSLHKWKNSELLIKNHHIIVYPRVFDGEKKDSEYLNHENISLIKAPVIELSATEIRNMIKAGKNVRPMLPPEVFDYLDGSSFYK is encoded by the coding sequence ATGAAAAAAGTAGGTTTATTTTTCGGTTCTTTTAATCCTATTCATATCGGACATTTGATTTTGGCAAATTACATCCTGGAAAATTCTGATATGGATGAATTGTGGTTTGTAGTGAGCCCGCAAAATCCGTTCAAAGACAAAAAATCTTTACTGAAAGATCACAACAGATTGGATATGGTGCAGCTTGCCGTAAAAAATTATCCGAAAATGAGAGCTTCCAATGTAGAATTTTCACTTCCACAGCCGAGTTATACGATCGATACACTCACTTACCTTCATGAAAAATATCCCGACTATTCTTTTAGTTTAATCATGGGAGAAGATAATTTGGGAAGTTTACACAAGTGGAAAAATTCTGAGCTTTTGATTAAAAACCATCATATTATCGTATATCCAAGGGTTTTTGATGGAGAGAAAAAAGATTCCGAATATCTGAATCATGAGAATATTTCATTGATAAAAGCTCCAGTCATTGAACTTTCTGCCACAGAAATCCGAAATATGATCAAAGCCGGAAAAAATGTAAGGCCTATGCTTCCGCCCGAGGTTTTTGATTATTTGGATGGTAGTAGTTTTTATAAGTAG
- a CDS encoding DUF3817 domain-containing protein, whose translation MDFIEKFFSKYSQEKIIKWFKQICVAEAITCFLLYGVAMIWKRYDEEGILSTIFIIIIGNIHGLFFTLYLLFCLPARKIFKWDDEDFVFALLSAFFPFATIWVEKKLARFDRE comes from the coding sequence ATGGACTTCATTGAAAAATTTTTCTCAAAATATTCCCAGGAAAAGATCATTAAATGGTTTAAGCAAATCTGCGTGGCCGAAGCGATTACCTGCTTTCTGCTGTACGGAGTTGCCATGATCTGGAAAAGATATGACGAAGAAGGTATTTTGTCTACTATTTTCATCATTATAATCGGGAATATTCATGGGTTGTTTTTTACCCTTTATCTTTTATTTTGCCTTCCGGCAAGGAAGATTTTTAAGTGGGATGATGAAGATTTTGTGTTTGCATTATTATCAGCATTTTTCCCTTTTGCCACCATCTGGGTCGAAAAAAAACTGGCCCGCTTCGACAGAGAATAA